TCGACGCCTCGCTGCCGTACGCCTCCAGCCTCTGCGGGGCGTGCTTCGACGCCTGCCCCGTGCGCATCGACATCCCCGAGCTGCTCGTGCAGCTGCGCGGTACCGTGGTCGAGCAGGGGGGCCACCGCGCCGAGTCGGCGGCGATGCGCGCGGCCGCGTGGGTGCTGTCCGACCCCAAGCGGCTCGCCATCGCACAACGCGGGGCCACCCTCGCCGGGCGCATCGTCGGCGACCGCACGGTGCGCCGGGTGCCGGGGCTCGGAGGGTGGACCGACGCCCGCGACCTGCCGACGCCCCCGACGGAGACGTTCCGGCAGTGGTGGGCCCGCGAGCACGCCGACGGCCACGCGGGCGACGAGCAGGGAGGCGGGCGATGAGCCCCACGAGCGCCCGCGACGAGATCCTGGCGCGCGTGCGGGCGGCCACGGCCGACGTGACCGCCCCGGTCGGCGACCGGGGGGCCACCCCGGTCGTCGAGGTCGCCTCACCCGGCGCCCACGAGACGGTCGAGCTGTTCGCCGAGAACGTCGCCGACTACCGCGCCGTCGTCGTGCGCGTCCCCGCCGCCGAGGTCGGCGCCGCGGTCGCCCGGGCCCTGCGCGACGCCGGATGCCGGTCGGTGGCCGTCCCCGACGGGCTCGACGCCGCGTGGGTGGCCGCCCTCACCCAGGGCATGCCCGAAGCCACGGACGCCACCGCCGACGGGTCGCACCGGCTCCGGGTGGTGCGCGAGAGCGACGCCACCACGGCGCAGGCGCTCGACGAGATCGACGGGGTCGTCACGGCATCCGCGGTCGGGGTGGCGACGACGGGGACGATCGTGCTCGACCACGGGCCTGACCAGGGTCGACGGGCGCTGACCCTCGTCCCCGACGTCCACGTCTGTGTGGTCCGGGCGGACCAGGTCGTGCACGACGTGCCCGAGGCGGTGGCCCGTCTGCGGCCCGGTGCGTCGCCGCGGCCGCTCACGTGGGTCAGCGGGCCGAGCGCGACGAGCGACATCGAGCTGCAGCGGGTCGAGGGCGTGCACGGGCCCCGCACCCTCGTCGTGGTCGTCGCCGAATGAGGGGACGGCGTCACAGCAGGGTGGTGAGCACCCCGCCGTCGGCGCGCAGCGCCGCCCCGTTGACGGCCGACGAACGAGGGCTGGCGAGGTAGGCCAGCAGCCCGGCCAGCTCGTCGGGCTCGATGAACCGGCCGAGCAGCGAGGTCGGTCGCTCGGCGGCCAGGGCGGTGCGCAGGGCGGCGGGGTCCAGGCCCTGCTGCCGGGCGAGGCCCTCGACCGCGTCGGCGACGCCGTCCGACCACGTGGGCCCGCCCAGCACCGTGTTGACGGTGACGGCCGTGCCGCGGGTCAGCTTCGCCAGCCCGTTGCCGAGCGCGAGGAGCGCCGCCTTGGTCACGCCGTAGTGGACCATGTTGGCGGGGACGTCGACCCCCGACTCGCTGCCGACGAAGAGCACCCGGCCCCAGCCGCGTTCGAGCATCGGGGGCAGCAGGTGCCGCGAGAGGCGCACGGCGCTCATGAGGTTGACCTCGAGGTAACGGTGCCACTCGTCGTCGGCGACGTCGGTGAACGCGGCGACGCCGAAGAGGCCGACGTTGTTGACGAGGACGTCGACCGGCCCGAGCGCGTCGAGCTCGGCGAGCAGCCGGCCGACCTCCGTGCGCTCGGCGACGTCGGCGGCGATGCCGTGCACCCGCACCGCGGGCGACGGAGCGGCGGCGACGAGGCGCGCGACGGCATCCTCGACGCGGCCGGCGTCGCGCCCGTGCACGACGACGGACATCCCCTCGGCCACGAGGGCGGCGGCGACGGCGTGGCCGATGCCCTGGGTGGAGCCGCTGACGAAGGCGGTGCGGCCGGTGAGGTCGAGGTCCATGGTGATCCTTCCATTTGCTTGCTTGAGCAAGTGAATCTAGGTTGGTTTGCTTGCTCAGGCAAGTCATGGACGGGGCTGGCCCTAGGCTGGTGGGCATGGCCGAGACCCGTTCCGACCCCGGGCTGCAGGGCGACGACCTGCGCACCTGGGTCGCCCTCGCGACCGTCATGGAGTGGCTGCCCGTCGCCCTCGACGAGCAGCTGCAGCGCACGGCGGGGCTCTCGCACTTCGAGTACGGCGTGCTCTTCGCCCTGTCGCAGGCGCCCGAGGGCCGTCTGCGGATGAGCGTGCTGGCGGGCTACGCCAACAGCTCGCTCTCGCGTCTCTCGCGCGCGGTCACCCGGCTGGAACGCCAGGGCTGGGTGCGTCGCGAGGCCGACCCTGCCGACGGGCGCTCGACCCTCACCGTCCTCACCCCGGAGGGGAGGGCGCGCTACGACCTCGCCACCCCCGGCCACGCCGACACCGTGCAGCGGCTCGTCCTCGCCCCGCTCACCCGGGCGCAGCAGCGGCAGCTGCGCGAGGTGGCGGGTCGCATCGCGGCCGCGGTCCGTGACGAGCCCGGCTGGACGCCGCCGGTCGCCTGAACGCGGGCCGGGCCGACCGGCGACGCGCCCGGGTCACATGGTGGGAAATGCCCGGCTCCCGGCATCCTCGGGTGACACGCTGGTCGCCATGCGCCCGGTCACCCAGTCCCGCAAGCTCCGCGACGTCTGCTACGAGATCCGCGGACCGGTGCTGGCCGAGGCCAAGCGGCTCGAGGACGAGGGCCAGCGCATCCTCAAGCTCAACATCGGCAACCCCGCCCCGTTCGGGTTCGAGGCGCCGCAGGACATCCTCGTCGACGTCATCCGCGAGCTGCCGACGGCGCAGGGCTACAGCGACAGCAAGGGCATCCTCTCGGCCCGTCGCGCGGTCGCCCAGCACTACGAGGTGCGCGACTTCCCGCCCGTCAACGTCGAGGACATCTACCTCGGCAACGGCGTCAGCGAGCTCATCGTCATGGCGATGCAGGGGCTGCTCGACAACGGCGACGAGGTGCTGCTGCCCGCCCCCGACTACCCGCTGTGGACCGCCGCGACGAGCCTCGCCGGCGGCAGGCCCGTGCACTACGTCTGCGACGAGCAGGCCGACTGGGCGCCCGACGTCGACGACATCGCGAGCAAGATCACCGACCGCACCAGGGCGATCGTCGTCATCAACCCCAACAACCCGACCGGGGCCGTCTACCCGCGCCCGGTGCTCGAGGCCATCACCGAGCTCGCCCGGCGCCACGACCTCATCCTCATGGCCGACGAGATCTACGACAAGATCCTCTTCGACGGCGCCACGCACACCTCCGTCGCGGCCGTCGCGCCCGACCTGCTGTGCCTGACCTTCAACGGGCTGTCCAAGGCCTACCGCGTCGCCGGCTTCCGCTCGGGCTGGCTCGCCATCACCGGCCCGAAGGAGCACGCGCGCAGCTACATCGAGGGACTGACCATCCTCGCCAACATGCGCCTCTGCGCGAACGTGCCCGCGCAGCACGCCATCCAGGTCGCCCTCGGCGGCTACCAGTCGATCAACGAGCTCATCCTCCCCGGTGGGCGGCTTCTCGAGCAGCGCAACGTCGCCCACGAGCTGCTCAACCAGATCGAGGGCGTGTCGTGCACGAAGCCGCAGGGGGCGCTCTACCTCTTCCCGCGCCTGGACCCGGACGTGTACGCCGTCGACGACGACGAGAAGTTCGCCCTCGACCTGTTGCGTGACCAGAAGCTGCTCATCGTGCAGGGCACCGGCTTCAACTGGCCGACGCCCGACCACTTCCGCCTCGTCTTCCTCCCGCGGGTCGAAGAGCTCGAGGATGCCGTGGGGCGCATCGAGAAGTTCCTCGCCACCCACGCGCGTCGCTGAGTGTCACCCGGTCCCATCCCGTGACGGCCGGCGGGTCAGCCGCGGGTGGAGGCCCACCACTTCAGCAGGGCCCCGAGCGCGACGGCCCAGACCACCGTCAGCACGAGCGCGATGCCGATCGCGAGCCAGGCCTGGCGTCGGCCCGCCCGCTCGCGGCGCGCGAGGCTGAGACCGGCCAGGGCGAGGGCGAGCAGCTGGGGCACGAAGCAGAAGCCGAGCAGCACGCCGGCCACCGCCGACACCACCGCGCCCCGGGCGAGCGGCGCCTCCGAGGCGAGCCGTACGTCGTCGGGGCGCAGCCTCGGGGGACGATCGGGGTCGGTCACGCGTTCAGGGTAGCGATGAGCCGTTCCCGTCTCCGCCACGCGACCGTGACGCTCGCCGCCCTCGCCACGCTGGCGACGGTGGCCGCGTGCGGCGGCGACCCCACGGCATCCGACCTGCCCTCGGGGGTATACCAGGCGCGGCCGGGCATCACGACCGAGGAGGCCGACTTCGTCATCGCCGCCGGCAAGCTCGGCGTGACGGTGACCGGCGAGAGCGTCGACGACGACATCGAGACCGGCACGACGACGTGCTGGGCCCTCGACAGCGGTGGCGCGACGCTGGCGCAGGTGGCGGTCGATGACGGCGGGCGCCCGCTCGGCAACGAGGGCGACGCGCTGCGCACGAAGCGGCTCATGGCCGCCGGCGTGCAGACGTTCTGCCCCGACCACGACGACCAGATCCCGTCGCTCGAGCTGCCGTGAGGGGTCCGCCCGGTGGCGGCGGCGGAATAGCCCACGACGGGGATGCCGTTGGCCTGGGTGTGAGCACCCCGACCCGACCGCAGCTGAACATCCTCGACCTCGTGCCCGTCCTCGAGGACGGCACCGCCGCCGAGGCAATCGCCGCGACGGTCGACGTCGCGCAGCACGCCGACCGGTGGGGCTACGGGCGCTACTGGATGGCCGAGCACCACAACATGCGCGGCGTGGCGTCGAGCTCGACGGCGGTGCTCATCGGGCACGTCGCCGACAAGACGGAGCGCATCCGCGTCGGCTCCGGCGGGATCATGCTGCCCAACCACGCGCCGTACGTCGTCGCCGAGCAGTTCGGCACGCTGGCCACGATGCACCCCGGACGCATCGACCTCGGCCTCGGCCGCGCCCCGGGCACCGACCCGCTGACGAGCCGGGCCCTGCGCCGCAACGACATGGCGGCGATGAACTTCGCCGGCGAGGTCGAGGAGCTGATCGGCTACCTCGGCGAGCCCGATCCCGACGCCAGGGTGCGGGCCATCCCGGGGGAGGGGACGCACGTGCCGGTGTGGATCCTCGGGTCGAGCCACGGCGGGGCGCAGGTCGCGGCCTCGCTCGGGCTGCCGTACAGCTTCGCGTCCCACTTCGCGCCGGCCATGCTCATGAGCGCGCTGCAGGTCTACCGCGACCGGTTCGTGCCCTCGACCGAGCCGGGCGGGTTCGACGCGCCCCGCACGATGGCGGCGGCCAACATCATGGTGGCCGACTCCGAGAAGGAGGCCGAGCGCCTCTTCACCAGCGTGCTCAGCCGGTTCCACGGCATCATCACCGGTCGCCGCGGCGGCGTGCTCAAGCCGGAGGGCGACATCGAGAGCCTCATGGGCTCGTGGTCGCCGGCCGAGCGGCAGGCCGTCAGCGAGATGATCCGGGTGTCGTTCGTCGGCACACCCGACCAGGTGCGCGACCGGCTGCAGGAGTTCACCGACGCGACGGGCGTCGACGAGGTCGTCGTCACGTGCGGTGCCTACGACCACGACGACCGGCTGCGCAGCTTCGAGCTGCTCGCCGACGCGTGGAGCTGACGCTCCGCCCGGAGCCGACCACACCGCATCCCCTCCCGCCCACCTCATCTGGAAGGCTGCCGCCATGACCGCCAGCGACTCGACCGGGCGCGACGAGCGCCGCGTCACCCTGACCCGCGACTCCGAGGGCCACTACACCGTGCGCAACGACCGCGGTGGCTCGGTCACGACGAGCTCGGGCACCGACGAGCTCTCGCCCGTCGAGCTGTTGCTCGCCGGGATCGCGGGCTGCACCGCCGTCGACGTCGACACCGTGACGACGCGACGCGCAGAGCCGGAGTCGTTCGAGATCGAGGTGAGCGCCGACAAGGTCAAGGACGAGCAGGGCAACCACCTCAAGGACATCGAGATCACCTTCCGGGTGCGCTTCCCCGACGACGAGGGCGGCGACAAGGCCCGCGCCATCCTGCCCAGCCTCGTGC
This is a stretch of genomic DNA from Terracoccus luteus. It encodes these proteins:
- a CDS encoding LutC/YkgG family protein, translating into MSPTSARDEILARVRAATADVTAPVGDRGATPVVEVASPGAHETVELFAENVADYRAVVVRVPAAEVGAAVARALRDAGCRSVAVPDGLDAAWVAALTQGMPEATDATADGSHRLRVVRESDATTAQALDEIDGVVTASAVGVATTGTIVLDHGPDQGRRALTLVPDVHVCVVRADQVVHDVPEAVARLRPGASPRPLTWVSGPSATSDIELQRVEGVHGPRTLVVVVAE
- a CDS encoding SDR family NAD(P)-dependent oxidoreductase produces the protein MDLDLTGRTAFVSGSTQGIGHAVAAALVAEGMSVVVHGRDAGRVEDAVARLVAAAPSPAVRVHGIAADVAERTEVGRLLAELDALGPVDVLVNNVGLFGVAAFTDVADDEWHRYLEVNLMSAVRLSRHLLPPMLERGWGRVLFVGSESGVDVPANMVHYGVTKAALLALGNGLAKLTRGTAVTVNTVLGGPTWSDGVADAVEGLARQQGLDPAALRTALAAERPTSLLGRFIEPDELAGLLAYLASPRSSAVNGAALRADGGVLTTLL
- a CDS encoding MarR family winged helix-turn-helix transcriptional regulator; translated protein: MAETRSDPGLQGDDLRTWVALATVMEWLPVALDEQLQRTAGLSHFEYGVLFALSQAPEGRLRMSVLAGYANSSLSRLSRAVTRLERQGWVRREADPADGRSTLTVLTPEGRARYDLATPGHADTVQRLVLAPLTRAQQRQLREVAGRIAAAVRDEPGWTPPVA
- a CDS encoding pyridoxal phosphate-dependent aminotransferase — translated: MRPVTQSRKLRDVCYEIRGPVLAEAKRLEDEGQRILKLNIGNPAPFGFEAPQDILVDVIRELPTAQGYSDSKGILSARRAVAQHYEVRDFPPVNVEDIYLGNGVSELIVMAMQGLLDNGDEVLLPAPDYPLWTAATSLAGGRPVHYVCDEQADWAPDVDDIASKITDRTRAIVVINPNNPTGAVYPRPVLEAITELARRHDLILMADEIYDKILFDGATHTSVAAVAPDLLCLTFNGLSKAYRVAGFRSGWLAITGPKEHARSYIEGLTILANMRLCANVPAQHAIQVALGGYQSINELILPGGRLLEQRNVAHELLNQIEGVSCTKPQGALYLFPRLDPDVYAVDDDEKFALDLLRDQKLLIVQGTGFNWPTPDHFRLVFLPRVEELEDAVGRIEKFLATHARR
- a CDS encoding DUF732 domain-containing protein codes for the protein MSRSRLRHATVTLAALATLATVAACGGDPTASDLPSGVYQARPGITTEEADFVIAAGKLGVTVTGESVDDDIETGTTTCWALDSGGATLAQVAVDDGGRPLGNEGDALRTKRLMAAGVQTFCPDHDDQIPSLELP
- a CDS encoding LLM class flavin-dependent oxidoreductase → MSTPTRPQLNILDLVPVLEDGTAAEAIAATVDVAQHADRWGYGRYWMAEHHNMRGVASSSTAVLIGHVADKTERIRVGSGGIMLPNHAPYVVAEQFGTLATMHPGRIDLGLGRAPGTDPLTSRALRRNDMAAMNFAGEVEELIGYLGEPDPDARVRAIPGEGTHVPVWILGSSHGGAQVAASLGLPYSFASHFAPAMLMSALQVYRDRFVPSTEPGGFDAPRTMAAANIMVADSEKEAERLFTSVLSRFHGIITGRRGGVLKPEGDIESLMGSWSPAERQAVSEMIRVSFVGTPDQVRDRLQEFTDATGVDEVVVTCGAYDHDDRLRSFELLADAWS
- a CDS encoding OsmC family protein, yielding MTASDSTGRDERRVTLTRDSEGHYTVRNDRGGSVTTSSGTDELSPVELLLAGIAGCTAVDVDTVTTRRAEPESFEIEVSADKVKDEQGNHLKDIEITFRVRFPDDEGGDKARAILPSLVRRSHEEFCTVSRTVMLGADVTATIE